One Phalacrocorax aristotelis chromosome 11, bGulAri2.1, whole genome shotgun sequence DNA segment encodes these proteins:
- the LOC142063219 gene encoding fmr1 neighbor protein-like codes for MLLIGTHLAWSCVVLVLLCSFNSSSAPPPWHILQKREVAPRKLNTKLKDAYDHVLGFFKPVTCLHKDEQTLIPCHVGEGLNTSECLENKCCPSESSHELKCYMPFKDNIQLTFRLLVLVAGGFLILGCLPFCCSACLQRSDCVNPLRRANKEVEQIVRNKRAHSDDVYGRLLD; via the exons ATGCTGCTAATTGGCACCCATCTAGCGTGGAGCTGTGTGGTACTGGTACTGCTTTGTAGCTTCAATTCCA GTTCTGCACCACCACCTTGgcatattttacaaaaaaggGAAGTGGCACCCAGGAAACTTAACACGAAACTGAAAGATGCATATGACCATGTCTTGGGCTTCTTCAAGCCAGTGA catgtcTTCACAAAGACGAACAAACCTTAATTCCTTGTCATGTAGGAGAGGGCCTTAACACAAGTGAATgcttggaaaataaatgttgcCCTTCTGAATCCAGCCATGAACTGAAATGTTACATGCCATTTAAAGACA ATATACAACTGACATTTCGACTGCTTGTGCTTGTGGCAGGAGGATTTTTGATTTTGGGGTGTCTGCCGTTCTGTTGCTCTGCCTGTTTGCAGAGAAG TGACTGTGTCAATCCTTTACGAAGGGCAAACAAAGAAGTAGAGCAAATTGTGCGGAACAAAAGAGCACATAGTGACGACGTTTATGGCCGTTTACTGGATTGA